In Saccharicrinis fermentans DSM 9555 = JCM 21142, a genomic segment contains:
- a CDS encoding cytochrome c oxidase subunit 3 family protein, with amino-acid sequence MDTSVTIEHVHRDDEGSKLGMWLFIFTELLLFAGLFIVYGVYRYLNPEAFHLAAQQLSVTVGTINTVILLISSATIAMASSAIRLKNKALTLILLATTIIMAVIFMVNKYFEWSAKLEHGFFPSSDILHKLGNGDTLFFGLYFFMTGLHALHIVVGMVLISIVIIRVNKNSLTHENPVLLDNSGLYWHLVDIIWIFLFPLLYLIT; translated from the coding sequence ATGGACACAAGCGTAACAATTGAACATGTGCACAGAGACGACGAAGGCTCTAAGCTAGGTATGTGGTTATTTATATTTACCGAGTTGTTATTATTTGCAGGTTTATTTATCGTATATGGAGTATACAGATACCTGAACCCAGAAGCTTTTCATTTAGCCGCACAACAACTAAGTGTAACTGTAGGTACAATCAACACGGTTATATTATTAATAAGCAGCGCCACCATAGCAATGGCCAGCTCTGCCATTCGTTTAAAAAATAAAGCCCTCACTTTAATACTTTTAGCCACCACTATAATCATGGCTGTTATATTTATGGTGAACAAATATTTTGAGTGGAGTGCAAAACTGGAGCATGGTTTCTTCCCCAGTAGTGATATCTTACATAAACTAGGAAATGGTGATACCCTGTTTTTTGGACTCTACTTTTTTATGACAGGATTGCATGCCCTCCACATAGTAGTTGGAATGGTTCTTATTTCTATTGTAATCATAAGGGTAAACAAGAACAGCTTGACTCATGAAAACCCAGTATTACTTGATAATTCAGGACTTTACTGGCATTTGGTTGATATCATCTGGATATTCCTGTTTCCATTATTATATCTCATTACTTAA
- the coxB gene encoding cytochrome c oxidase subunit II, translated as MIEETTRNASTFVSEVDSAFVFIFGISLFFLFAITVFMVYYIIRYRKSKNPKATQIEGNNTLEIVWTVIPTILVIIMFSYGWAGWRSQKEIPEDAMPIKAVARMWSFSFQYQNGKITDTLIVPINTAVNLDLIAQDVIHSMYIPAFRVKQDMVPGKQANIWFESEKLGEYEIFCAEYCGLRHSYMKSVVKVIPEKEFEEWNKVDSSAIASDNPEVAIRLAANGIFRKYGCNACHTSDGSKLVGPSYKNIMSRTRTVIKDGQEMEMKADAEYIRRSIYDPNAEVVKGFAEGLMISYKDQVSEDEIQQLLEYFEIISGD; from the coding sequence ATGATAGAAGAAACTACAAGAAACGCCTCTACTTTTGTATCCGAGGTAGACAGTGCTTTTGTTTTTATATTTGGTATTTCGTTGTTTTTTCTTTTTGCCATTACGGTTTTTATGGTTTACTATATCATTCGCTACCGTAAAAGCAAAAACCCCAAAGCAACACAGATAGAAGGAAACAACACACTGGAAATCGTTTGGACAGTCATACCCACCATCCTGGTTATTATCATGTTTTCCTATGGATGGGCAGGTTGGAGAAGTCAGAAGGAGATACCTGAAGATGCCATGCCCATAAAGGCTGTTGCTCGAATGTGGAGTTTTTCTTTCCAGTATCAAAACGGAAAAATTACCGATACGCTCATTGTCCCCATCAACACAGCCGTTAATCTGGATCTAATTGCACAGGATGTCATCCACAGCATGTACATACCAGCATTTAGAGTAAAGCAAGATATGGTTCCGGGTAAACAAGCCAATATCTGGTTTGAATCAGAAAAACTGGGTGAATACGAAATTTTCTGTGCCGAATATTGCGGTTTGCGGCACTCCTATATGAAATCGGTTGTTAAGGTGATTCCTGAGAAAGAATTTGAAGAATGGAACAAGGTAGATTCCTCTGCCATAGCTTCCGATAATCCTGAAGTAGCCATCAGACTAGCTGCCAACGGAATATTCAGAAAATACGGATGTAACGCCTGCCATACCTCCGATGGCTCCAAACTAGTAGGACCTTCATACAAGAACATCATGAGCAGAACCCGAACCGTTATCAAGGATGGACAGGAAATGGAGATGAAAGCAGATGCAGAATACATTCGACGGTCTATCTACGACCCCAATGCAGAAGTCGTAAAAGGCTTTGCTGAAGGACTGATGATCTCGTACAAAGACCAGGTTTCTGAAGATGAAATACAGCAACTTCTGGAATACTTCGAAATAATATCCGGCGACTAG
- a CDS encoding cytochrome C oxidase subunit IV family protein, with translation MDNHSESHIVPYKTYLYILAILLALTGITVGAAYVEFGQLTIFVTLLLASIKSTLVLIYFMHLKFDNRIIQIIVPTIFILVTLVLIVTFLDYNFR, from the coding sequence ATGGATAATCACTCAGAATCACATATTGTTCCGTATAAAACATACCTATACATACTAGCTATTCTACTTGCACTCACAGGAATAACAGTTGGGGCAGCCTATGTAGAATTTGGCCAACTTACGATTTTTGTCACTTTGCTTTTGGCATCGATCAAATCAACACTGGTACTGATCTATTTCATGCACTTGAAGTTTGATAATCGAATCATACAGATCATCGTACCTACCATATTTATACTGGTAACCCTTGTGTTAATTGTTACATTCCTAGATTATAATTTCCGATAG